A genomic region of Bacteroidales bacterium contains the following coding sequences:
- a CDS encoding ABC transporter permease, whose amino-acid sequence MNTELYIAKRLYSEKSDDKKISKPIVSIAVVGISLGLAVMILSVAIVTGFKSEIREKIIGFGSHIKIVNHDTNTSFETVPVDKNQPFYPGLDSISGIEHIQVFGIKAGILKTKDNIQGAVLKGVDSEFNLNFFRKNIVKGEVIQISDTSTTNNILISKYMADLLKLDTSDYIGMYFVEDPPRMRRFQIAGIYDTGLQEFDKRYILGDIKHVQSLNNWQENQVSGFEVLIEEFNKIPEITSFIRNNYTYQVLSDGTKLKVESVTETHPQIFDWLNVTDINVWVILILMLLVAGFNMISGLLILILERTNMIGLFKAMGSRNWNIRKIFLYLSSFLIGKGLLWGNLIGISLCLIQQELGLAKLDTASYYLEAVPINLNIMHILLLNIGSLLVTVLMLVIPSYLIAKINPIKTIRFN is encoded by the coding sequence TTGAACACAGAGTTATACATAGCAAAGCGGTTATATTCGGAGAAATCGGATGACAAAAAAATTTCCAAGCCCATTGTTTCCATTGCCGTAGTAGGCATCTCTTTGGGCTTAGCCGTTATGATTCTGTCTGTGGCTATCGTAACCGGTTTCAAATCGGAGATAAGAGAAAAAATCATAGGCTTTGGCTCCCACATAAAGATCGTCAACCATGATACCAACACCTCCTTTGAAACAGTTCCGGTAGATAAAAACCAGCCTTTCTATCCCGGTCTTGATTCAATTTCCGGTATAGAACACATACAGGTTTTTGGCATCAAGGCAGGTATTCTGAAAACCAAAGACAACATTCAGGGTGCGGTTCTGAAAGGAGTGGATTCCGAATTCAACCTGAACTTCTTTCGGAAAAACATTGTGAAAGGCGAGGTCATTCAGATTTCGGATACCTCTACTACAAACAACATTCTCATTTCAAAGTACATGGCTGATTTGTTGAAACTGGACACCAGCGATTATATAGGCATGTATTTCGTGGAAGATCCTCCCAGAATGCGCAGGTTTCAAATAGCGGGCATTTATGATACGGGTCTTCAGGAATTTGACAAACGCTATATTTTGGGAGATATCAAACACGTACAGAGTCTTAACAACTGGCAGGAAAATCAGGTGAGCGGATTTGAAGTGCTGATTGAAGAGTTCAACAAAATACCTGAAATAACTTCTTTCATTAGAAACAATTACACCTATCAGGTTTTATCGGACGGGACAAAACTGAAGGTAGAAAGCGTTACCGAAACGCACCCCCAGATATTTGACTGGCTGAATGTTACCGACATTAACGTATGGGTCATTCTGATACTGATGCTTTTGGTAGCCGGTTTCAACATGATTTCCGGACTCCTGATCCTTATCCTGGAGCGAACCAATATGATTGGCTTATTCAAAGCTATGGGTTCAAGGAACTGGAACATTCGAAAGATTTTTCTCTATCTTTCTTCTTTTCTTATAGGAAAAGGTCTGCTCTGGGGGAATCTGATCGGGATATCCCTGTGCCTGATTCAACAAGAATTGGGATTGGCCAAACTGGATACTGCCAGTTACTATCTTGAAGCCGTACCCATTAACCTAAACATTATGCACATTTTGCTGCTCAATATTGGAAGTTTGCTCGTCACCGTTTTAATGCTGGTGATTCCGTCATATCTTATTGCTAAGATAAACCCGATCAAAACCATTCGATTCAACTAA
- a CDS encoding DUF1343 domain-containing protein translates to MRHLTAVSLLILIGIVSCSTQSANQEGIITGSERTGFYIPKLEDKSVALVANHTSLVDSVHLVDTLLSQGIQIKKIFSPEHGFRGDAGAGEGVKSYRDEKTGLPVISLYGDKKKPDPDDLKDVDVVVFDIQDVGVRFYTYISTMHYVMETCAETGTEFMVLDRPNPNGFYVDGPILDTQYRSFVGMHRIPIVHGMTIAELARMINQEGWLEDGKKCDYEWVSCKNYTHDSLYELPVKPSPNLPNMRSIYLYPSLCLFEGTIMSVGRGTDFPFQVFGHPDMKNAEMEFTPRSIPGASTNPKYKGQHCGGIDLRDYPLDSLLHKPRIRLSWLMFAHRNTPTDEFFRPYFKKLAGNDELLEQIKNGKSIQEIRAGWEDGLEQFMNKRQQYLIYEDFTGDTPEQ, encoded by the coding sequence ATGCGACATTTAACAGCAGTTTCACTCTTGATTCTAATCGGTATTGTTTCTTGCTCTACCCAATCAGCTAACCAGGAAGGAATTATAACAGGTTCTGAACGCACGGGTTTTTATATTCCCAAGCTGGAGGATAAAAGCGTTGCCCTCGTGGCCAATCATACGTCACTGGTCGATTCGGTCCATCTGGTGGATACTTTGCTTTCCCAGGGAATTCAGATAAAGAAAATATTCAGCCCGGAGCATGGATTCAGGGGCGATGCCGGAGCGGGTGAAGGAGTGAAAAGCTATCGGGATGAAAAAACCGGTTTGCCTGTAATTTCTCTTTATGGAGACAAAAAGAAGCCAGATCCCGATGATTTGAAGGATGTGGATGTTGTTGTTTTTGATATCCAGGATGTTGGAGTGCGTTTTTATACATATATTTCGACCATGCATTATGTGATGGAAACATGTGCGGAAACCGGGACTGAATTCATGGTATTGGACCGGCCCAATCCCAACGGCTTTTATGTTGACGGACCGATCCTGGATACACAGTACCGGTCCTTCGTAGGGATGCATCGCATACCTATTGTACATGGTATGACCATTGCAGAACTGGCCAGGATGATCAATCAGGAAGGATGGCTGGAAGATGGAAAGAAATGCGATTATGAATGGGTATCCTGTAAAAATTATACCCACGATTCACTCTATGAACTTCCCGTGAAACCTTCTCCCAATTTGCCCAATATGAGAAGCATATATCTGTACCCTTCTCTTTGTTTGTTTGAGGGTACCATAATGAGTGTAGGAAGGGGCACCGATTTTCCTTTCCAGGTTTTTGGTCATCCCGACATGAAAAATGCTGAAATGGAATTCACTCCCCGGTCTATTCCAGGAGCCAGCACAAATCCCAAATATAAAGGTCAGCACTGCGGGGGTATTGATTTGAGAGATTATCCGCTTGATTCTTTATTGCATAAACCCCGGATCAGGTTGAGCTGGCTTATGTTTGCCCATAGAAATACCCCCACGGATGAGTTTTTTCGTCCCTATTTCAAAAAATTAGCGGGAAATGATGAGTTATTGGAACAGATCAAAAACGGGAAATCCATTCAGGAAATAAGAGCGGGTTGGGAAGATGGATTGGAGCAGTTCATGAACAAGCGCCAACAATATCTGATTTATGAAGATTTTACCGGAGACACCCCGGAGCAATAG
- a CDS encoding pyridoxal phosphate-dependent aminotransferase, which yields MPEISNKANLMPESPIRKLVPYAEAAKKKGRKVYHLNIGQPDIATPKEALNAVKNTDIKVVEYTHSAGNESYRKKLAGYYQNQGIDIDHNDMLITTGGSEAVLFAFNTCLNHGDEIIIPEPFYANYNGFAITAGVNVKPVTSSIQHDFALPSIEEFEKLITQKTKGIVICNPNNPTGYLYSEGEMQKLKTLVQRHDLFLFSDEVYREFCYDGKAHISAMHLKGIQNNVVLIDSVSKRYSMCGARIGALISKNKDIIANSMKLAQARLCPPAFGQIAGEAALDTPDEYFDEVYNEYIERRNFMVERLNKMEGVYSPMPKGAFYTVVKLPVDDTERFAQWMLNDFHHKNQTVMIAPASGFYSSPGLGRNEARIAYVLNIDDLKNAMETLEEALKAYPGRTVEQPVSEYRNRQ from the coding sequence ATGCCCGAAATTTCGAATAAAGCCAATCTGATGCCTGAGTCTCCGATCAGAAAATTGGTACCTTATGCAGAAGCCGCAAAAAAGAAAGGCAGAAAAGTATACCATTTAAATATTGGTCAGCCTGATATTGCGACACCCAAAGAGGCGTTGAATGCCGTTAAAAATACGGATATTAAGGTGGTGGAATACACCCATTCGGCGGGGAATGAGTCTTACCGGAAAAAGCTTGCCGGATATTATCAAAATCAAGGCATTGACATAGATCATAACGATATGTTAATAACCACAGGAGGCTCAGAAGCTGTGCTTTTTGCTTTTAATACATGTTTGAACCACGGCGATGAAATAATCATACCGGAACCTTTCTATGCCAATTACAATGGTTTCGCCATAACAGCCGGGGTCAATGTTAAGCCTGTGACTTCGTCCATACAGCATGATTTTGCGCTTCCTTCGATTGAAGAATTTGAGAAACTGATCACGCAAAAAACCAAGGGGATCGTGATCTGTAATCCCAACAATCCCACAGGATATTTGTATTCTGAAGGAGAAATGCAAAAACTGAAAACCCTTGTCCAGCGTCACGATCTCTTTCTCTTTTCCGATGAAGTGTACCGGGAATTCTGCTATGATGGAAAAGCGCACATATCGGCCATGCATCTAAAAGGAATCCAAAACAATGTTGTGTTAATAGATTCCGTCTCCAAGAGATACAGCATGTGTGGTGCACGCATCGGCGCCCTGATATCTAAAAACAAGGATATCATTGCCAATTCCATGAAACTTGCACAGGCCAGACTATGTCCTCCGGCATTTGGCCAGATAGCAGGTGAAGCTGCACTGGACACCCCTGACGAATACTTTGATGAGGTGTATAATGAATACATCGAACGCAGAAACTTTATGGTGGAGCGGTTAAACAAAATGGAAGGTGTATATTCTCCCATGCCCAAAGGCGCTTTTTATACGGTGGTGAAACTTCCTGTGGATGATACCGAACGATTCGCGCAATGGATGTTGAATGATTTTCACCATAAAAATCAAACCGTAATGATCGCTCCCGCTTCCGGTTTCTATTCATCTCCGGGGCTGGGCAGGAACGAAGCCCGTATTGCCTATGTGCTCAACATCGACGACCTTAAAAACGCCATGGAAACACTTGAGGAAGCATTAAAGGCTTATCCGGGAAGAACGGTCGAACAGCCCGTCTCAGAATATAGAAACAGACAGTAG
- a CDS encoding DUF1573 domain-containing protein, which produces MKRTALLSLLIVFAVSTSFAQGTDNASGEKENKPVIEFEKKTYNYGEINYKGDGTCRFKFENKGQEPLLLTKVRASCGCTTPSWPKEPINPSDTASIEVKYNTRIKGNFSKSIRVYSNAKNSPLLLRIKGKVVTESTASKE; this is translated from the coding sequence ATGAAACGAACAGCTTTATTATCTTTATTGATCGTTTTTGCCGTATCAACAAGTTTCGCACAGGGCACCGATAATGCATCCGGAGAAAAGGAAAACAAACCCGTCATCGAATTCGAAAAGAAAACCTATAATTACGGGGAAATTAATTACAAGGGAGATGGTACATGCCGCTTTAAATTTGAAAACAAGGGTCAGGAGCCTCTGCTATTGACCAAGGTAAGGGCTTCCTGTGGCTGCACCACCCCTTCGTGGCCCAAAGAGCCCATTAATCCAAGTGACACCGCAAGCATTGAAGTAAAATACAATACGCGGATCAAAGGCAATTTTTCCAAATCCATCAGGGTTTATTCCAATGCAAAGAATTCTCCCTTATTATTAAGAATTAAAGGGAAAGTAGTAACAGAGAGCACAGCCAGTAAAGAATAA
- a CDS encoding valine--tRNA ligase, translated as MDIAKKYDPSKVEQKWYQYWMDKEFFHSEPDEREPYTIVIPPPNVTGVLHMGHILNNTIQDILIRRARMLGKNACWVPGTDHASIATEAKVVAKLKKEGIDKYSLTREEFLKHAWEWKEKHGGIILEQLKKLGASCDWNRTKFTMDDDMYESVIKVFIDLYEKGYVYRGVRMVNWDPEAKTAISDEEVDYKEVQSKLYYIKYPVDGTDEFIEIATTRPETILGDTAVCVNPGDTRYTHLQGKEVIVPVINRKVPLIVDDYVDMEFGSGALKITPAHDENDYEIGLRHNLKTIDIFNDDGTLNENAEIHIGEDRFEARDNFVRDLENEGYLIKEEDYTNSIGFSERTDAVIEPKLSTQWFCRMKEMAKPALENVINDNIRFHPSKFKNIYKHWMENIKDWCISRQLWWGQRIPAYYLPDGNYVVAENETEALKKAKEKTDNYELTVNDLKQDPDVLDTWFSSWLWPISVFDGIRNPDNEDINYYYPTDDLVTAPEILFFWVARMIMAGYEYRGKKPFGNVYLTGVVRDNQRRKMSKSLGNSPDPLRLINQYGADGVRVGMLLCSPAGNDLLFDESLTEQGRNFGNKIWNAFRLVKNWNVDENIDQPAHSAEAIDWFRNRLNKAIGELDEQYAKFRLSDALMNLYRLFWDEFSSWYLEIVKPGYQQPVDKKTFEATLSFFEQLMVLLHPIMPFITEEIWQLIYDRGSDESIMVTEVPRKGPSDAELLTSFEKVKELITSVRNIRKDKEIPNKEALSLKVNGEHMAKYDPIVRKMANIDHIEGISGKPDNAVSFMVGTTEYYIPVENLLDKEEEIKKLEEELEYTRGFLQSVLKKLDNEQFVRNAPEKVIDRERKKKEDAEQKIKTLEERISSLKG; from the coding sequence ATGGATATTGCAAAGAAATATGATCCTTCGAAAGTTGAGCAGAAATGGTATCAGTATTGGATGGATAAAGAATTTTTTCATTCCGAACCGGATGAACGCGAACCTTACACCATTGTAATCCCGCCTCCTAATGTGACAGGCGTATTGCATATGGGACATATTCTGAACAATACCATTCAGGATATTCTTATCCGGCGTGCAAGAATGCTTGGTAAAAATGCGTGTTGGGTTCCGGGTACCGACCATGCCTCTATTGCCACAGAGGCTAAAGTGGTGGCTAAACTCAAAAAAGAAGGCATTGATAAATATTCTCTTACCAGGGAAGAATTTCTGAAGCATGCCTGGGAATGGAAAGAAAAACATGGGGGAATTATACTCGAGCAGTTGAAGAAGCTGGGGGCCTCATGTGACTGGAATCGCACCAAGTTCACCATGGATGACGATATGTATGAAAGCGTCATTAAAGTCTTTATTGATCTTTATGAAAAAGGTTATGTTTACAGGGGTGTGCGGATGGTTAACTGGGACCCTGAAGCGAAAACAGCCATTTCTGACGAAGAAGTGGATTATAAAGAAGTCCAGTCAAAACTATATTATATAAAGTATCCTGTTGACGGGACGGATGAATTTATTGAAATTGCCACCACCCGGCCTGAGACCATACTTGGTGATACCGCTGTTTGTGTAAATCCCGGTGATACCAGGTATACCCATCTACAAGGCAAAGAAGTCATCGTTCCTGTGATTAACAGGAAGGTTCCTTTAATAGTGGATGACTATGTAGATATGGAGTTTGGCTCCGGCGCCTTAAAAATTACTCCGGCTCACGATGAAAACGACTATGAAATTGGCCTTCGGCATAACCTTAAAACCATTGATATATTCAATGACGATGGCACACTGAATGAAAATGCCGAAATTCATATTGGTGAGGATCGCTTTGAAGCAAGGGATAACTTTGTCAGGGACCTGGAAAATGAAGGCTATCTGATTAAGGAGGAAGATTATACCAATAGCATCGGCTTTTCAGAACGAACCGATGCGGTGATCGAACCCAAGCTTTCCACACAATGGTTCTGCCGGATGAAAGAAATGGCAAAGCCGGCCCTCGAAAATGTGATCAATGATAACATCCGTTTTCATCCTTCCAAATTCAAAAATATTTACAAGCATTGGATGGAAAACATTAAGGATTGGTGTATTTCCAGGCAATTGTGGTGGGGCCAGCGGATACCTGCTTATTATCTTCCCGATGGCAATTATGTAGTAGCAGAAAATGAAACCGAAGCGCTGAAAAAAGCCAAAGAGAAAACGGACAATTATGAATTGACCGTAAATGATCTGAAACAGGACCCGGATGTGCTCGACACGTGGTTCTCTTCATGGCTGTGGCCCATATCTGTATTCGACGGCATAAGAAATCCGGATAACGAGGATATCAATTATTATTATCCCACCGATGACCTGGTAACCGCACCGGAAATCCTCTTCTTTTGGGTAGCCAGGATGATCATGGCCGGTTATGAGTACAGAGGTAAAAAGCCTTTTGGGAATGTGTATCTTACAGGTGTTGTCAGGGACAATCAGAGAAGGAAAATGTCTAAATCCCTGGGCAATTCACCCGATCCGCTTCGTTTGATCAATCAGTACGGGGCTGATGGAGTACGTGTGGGTATGCTGCTTTGCTCCCCGGCAGGAAACGATTTGCTTTTCGATGAAAGCCTGACCGAACAGGGCCGAAATTTCGGCAATAAGATATGGAATGCTTTCCGGCTGGTGAAAAACTGGAATGTGGATGAAAACATTGATCAGCCTGCACATTCCGCGGAAGCCATCGATTGGTTCAGGAACCGGTTGAATAAAGCCATCGGCGAACTCGATGAGCAATATGCCAAATTCAGGCTTTCCGATGCTTTGATGAATTTATACAGATTGTTCTGGGATGAATTTTCCTCCTGGTACCTGGAGATCGTTAAACCCGGATATCAGCAGCCTGTGGACAAGAAAACCTTTGAGGCTACACTATCCTTTTTTGAGCAGCTTATGGTGCTGTTGCATCCCATTATGCCTTTTATTACGGAGGAAATATGGCAGTTGATTTATGACAGGGGAAGCGATGAAAGCATTATGGTTACGGAAGTGCCACGAAAAGGACCCTCTGATGCGGAGCTGCTCACTTCCTTTGAAAAGGTTAAGGAGCTGATCACTTCAGTCAGAAATATCCGAAAAGATAAGGAAATTCCCAATAAAGAGGCGCTTTCCCTTAAAGTGAACGGAGAGCATATGGCCAAATATGATCCCATTGTACGAAAAATGGCCAATATCGATCATATTGAAGGAATCTCAGGCAAGCCGGATAATGCTGTTTCTTTTATGGTAGGAACCACTGAATATTATATTCCGGTGGAGAATTTGCTTGATAAAGAGGAGGAAATCAAAAAACTGGAAGAGGAGTTGGAATATACCCGGGGTTTCTTGCAATCCGTTTTGAAAAAGCTCGATAATGAACAATTCGTCCGCAATGCACCGGAAAAAGTGATTGATCGTGAACGTAAGAAGAAAGAGGATGCTGAGCAGAAGATAAAAACCCTCGAGGAACGAATCAGCAGTTTAAAGGGGTGA